From Juglans regia cultivar Chandler chromosome 9, Walnut 2.0, whole genome shotgun sequence:
GGCTAAGACAAGTGCCTGTGTGCATATCGCTCTGTGAGCGATTATAAGTAGGAAAACATGGAATTGCAGGTCCTTACCTTATCAAATATAGGATACTCAGCCTTAAAGCGAGTGCAAGCAAACTCTAAGATTTGCTCATTGTTCCCTGGCTCCTGAGCTCCAAACTGATTGCAGGGGAATGCCAAAATCTCCAATCCTTAACCAAGGTAGAAGCAAGTACATGAATTTCTATTTCTACCTTTCATGAGTTTCTAgcatttttcctctttctagTTAGGTggatctcttgtatacttcccgTGTAACGGTAATAAAATCTTATACACAAAAAAAAGCATGGGTGTAATATGATtccactaaaaaaaaacttcaaataaataatctGACCAATAAATAGAACAAATCAAAACATATGAGAATATAGATGAAAAATGGGCAAACCTTGATCTTTGTATTTCCCATACAACTGACTCAGCTCATTGTAGTTAGAATTAGTCAAGCCGCTGCATAAAAAATGAACATTAAAACTATAGATCAAGTGTTGTGGCTAAACAGTAAGGGGGTGCAGCGGATAGAGCCACAATCATTCTTTATCAATGTCCCTAGCTCAAGCATAATTCAAATATTGGCtgactttctttttcaaatcggAATATTATCATCCAATGCAAATCAAGAGAACCTTTACGCACTGAAAATGACAGAGACAGAAgcaatttaaaaagaaaaagaaaatatcagaaGCTGTGGCATACCATTTGGATGCAACATTGACGATCAAGAGGACCTTCCCTTTATACTGGCTGAGATCAACGTCGTTTCCCTTAACATCCTGCAAGCACGAAAGCTAACTGAGATGGAGAACTGGTTCAAATTTATGAAGATGGATAATATGGACATAAAAGACACAAACTGATCTCAAAGAGATAATTCACCCAAAGAAAAGCTTGA
This genomic window contains:
- the LOC108984402 gene encoding probable phospholipid hydroperoxide glutathione peroxidase; translation: MASQSQSNSLHDFTVKDVKGNDVDLSQYKGKVLLIVNVASKCGLTNSNYNELSQLYGKYKDQGLEILAFPCNQFGAQEPGNNEQILEFACTRFKAEYPIFDKIEVNGANAAPVYKFLKAGKWGIFGDDIQWNFAKFLVDKDGQAVHRYYPTTSPLSLELDIKKMLGVDE